One stretch of Cellulomonas wangsupingiae DNA includes these proteins:
- a CDS encoding PHP domain-containing protein gives MRIDLHTHSRASDGTQTPAELVLAARDAGLDVVALTDHDTTAGWDEAAAAARDAGIALVRGTEVSARSRGISVHLLCYLQDPDHPALADELARARESRVHRARHIVERLARDVPVTWQDVLDQAGGALAIGRPHIADALVALGVVRDRDAAFAHLLASDSEYHVDHYAPDAVAAVAAIRASGGVPVFAHPAADARGRTVPDRVFDELAEAGLAGLEVHHRDHSPAQRERLLAIAERLGLLVTGSSDYHGSGKVNRLGENLTEPRVLDEIVRQGTTEVVTA, from the coding sequence GTGCGCATCGACCTCCACACGCACTCCCGCGCGTCGGACGGCACGCAGACCCCCGCCGAGCTGGTCCTCGCCGCGCGCGACGCCGGCCTCGACGTCGTGGCCCTCACCGACCACGACACCACGGCCGGCTGGGACGAGGCCGCAGCCGCGGCCCGCGACGCCGGCATCGCGCTCGTGCGCGGCACGGAGGTCTCGGCCCGCTCCCGCGGCATCAGCGTGCACCTGCTGTGCTACCTGCAGGACCCGGACCACCCGGCGCTCGCCGACGAGCTCGCGCGGGCCCGCGAGTCGCGCGTGCACCGTGCCCGGCACATCGTCGAGCGCCTCGCGCGCGACGTGCCGGTCACCTGGCAGGACGTGCTCGACCAGGCGGGCGGCGCGCTCGCCATCGGTCGGCCCCACATCGCCGACGCGCTCGTCGCCCTCGGGGTGGTGCGCGACCGTGACGCCGCGTTCGCGCACCTGCTGGCGTCCGACAGCGAGTACCACGTCGACCACTACGCGCCGGACGCCGTGGCCGCGGTGGCCGCGATCCGGGCGTCCGGTGGCGTGCCGGTGTTCGCCCACCCGGCGGCCGACGCGCGCGGCCGGACGGTGCCCGACCGGGTGTTCGACGAGCTCGCGGAGGCGGGCCTCGCCGGTCTCGAGGTGCACCACCGGGACCACTCGCCGGCCCAGCGGGAGCGGCTGCTGGCGATCGCGGAGCGCCTGGGACTGCTGGTCACGGGCTCGAGCGACTACCACGGGTCCGGGAAGGTCAACCGGCTGGGGGAGAATCTGACCGAGCCCCGGGTGCTGGACGAGATCGTCCGGCAGGGCACGACGGAGGTGGTGACGGCGTGA
- a CDS encoding aminopeptidase P N-terminal domain-containing protein encodes MSTDARPENLTSETVTPADHEQPLEERGTNRSHRPQSRRFVEFVTSGWGERPPSSATRAPVADHTAARRSALSAQFPGVRLVVPAGSYKVRSNDTDFRFRPHAAFAHLTGLGGEQEPDAVLVLHPVEDGTGDDGSAHRAVLYMNPLAGRDTPEFFSDARYGEFWVGARPTLDEIATTTGIATAHVADLADAVAKDVGEGGVRVLVVPGADESVEEVVAQVRAEEESGEADARLAEALSELRLLKDAYEVEQMRLAVDATIEGFEKVVRALPRAVTHRRGERVIEGTFLGHAREEGNDVGYTTIAASGEHATTLHWTDNDGQVRPGELVLVDAGVEVDSLYTADVTRTLPVDGTFTDVQRRVYQAVLDAADAGFEAAVPGARFRDVHDAAMRVLAARLEEWGLLPVSAEESLDPDNQHHRRWMVHGTSHHLGLDVHDCAQARAELYLDGVLQPGMVFTIEPGLYFKSDDLLVPAEYRGIGVRIEDDVLVTADGNENLSAALPRDPDAVEAWMASLQQA; translated from the coding sequence GTGAGCACCGACGCGCGCCCCGAGAACCTCACCTCCGAGACCGTGACCCCGGCGGACCACGAGCAGCCGCTCGAGGAGCGCGGGACCAACCGGTCCCACCGCCCGCAGTCGCGACGCTTCGTCGAGTTCGTGACGTCCGGGTGGGGTGAGCGCCCGCCGTCGAGCGCGACGCGGGCGCCCGTCGCGGACCACACGGCCGCGCGCCGCAGCGCCCTGTCGGCGCAGTTCCCCGGCGTGCGGCTCGTCGTGCCCGCCGGCTCGTACAAGGTGCGCTCGAACGACACGGACTTCCGGTTCCGCCCGCACGCGGCGTTCGCGCACCTCACCGGCCTCGGGGGCGAGCAGGAGCCCGACGCGGTGCTCGTGCTGCACCCCGTCGAGGACGGCACGGGCGACGACGGCAGCGCGCACCGGGCGGTGCTGTACATGAACCCGCTCGCCGGCCGGGACACCCCGGAGTTCTTCTCGGACGCCCGGTACGGCGAGTTCTGGGTGGGCGCGCGGCCGACGCTCGACGAGATCGCGACGACCACGGGCATCGCGACCGCGCACGTCGCGGACCTGGCCGACGCCGTCGCCAAGGACGTCGGCGAGGGTGGCGTCCGCGTGCTGGTGGTGCCGGGCGCGGACGAGTCCGTCGAGGAGGTCGTCGCGCAGGTCCGCGCCGAGGAGGAGTCCGGCGAGGCCGACGCCCGCCTCGCCGAGGCGCTCTCGGAGCTGCGGCTGCTGAAGGACGCGTACGAGGTCGAGCAGATGCGGCTCGCGGTGGACGCCACGATCGAGGGCTTCGAGAAGGTCGTCCGGGCCCTGCCGCGCGCCGTGACCCACCGGCGCGGCGAACGCGTCATCGAGGGGACGTTCCTCGGGCACGCGCGCGAGGAGGGCAACGACGTCGGCTACACGACGATCGCGGCGAGCGGTGAGCACGCGACGACGCTGCACTGGACGGACAACGACGGGCAGGTGCGCCCGGGCGAGCTCGTCCTGGTCGACGCCGGGGTCGAGGTCGACTCCCTGTACACCGCCGACGTGACACGCACGCTGCCGGTCGACGGCACGTTCACCGACGTGCAGCGCCGCGTCTACCAGGCGGTGCTGGACGCGGCCGACGCGGGCTTCGAGGCGGCCGTCCCCGGCGCGAGGTTCCGCGACGTGCACGACGCCGCGATGCGCGTCCTGGCCGCGCGCCTCGAGGAGTGGGGCCTGCTGCCGGTCTCCGCCGAGGAGTCCCTCGACCCGGACAACCAGCACCACCGTCGCTGGATGGTGCACGGCACGTCGCACCACCTGGGGCTGGACGTGCACGACTGCGCGCAGGCGCGGGCCGAGCTGTACCTCGACGGCGTCCTGCAGCCGGGCATGGTCTTCACGATCGAGCCCGGGCTGTACTTCAAGTCCGACGACCTGCTGGTGCCGGCGGAGTACCGCGGCATCGGCGTGCGCATCGAGGACGACGTGCTCGTGACGGCCGACGGCAACGAGAACCTCTCGGCCGCGCTCCCCCGGGACCCCGACGCCGTCGAGGCGTGGATGGCGTCGCTGCAGCAGGCCTGA
- a CDS encoding general stress protein, translated as MSFTQSERIPTTPTLPTGETVATYGTYLQAQKAVELLAEKQFPVRAVTIVGTDLRMVERVIRRLSYPSAALGGFLSGAWFGLFVGLLLTLFSPGGSAGVMLPAILFGGAFGLLFSVIGYSFTRGRRDFASSSQIVATSYAVLCQAEHAHKARNLLADTGGVVSGWPQPVSPPAPPVGAPPSDPTVGYPPPTGTGYPPPAGTPQPPPGPPGPPSA; from the coding sequence ATGTCGTTCACGCAGTCCGAGCGGATCCCGACGACCCCGACGCTGCCGACCGGCGAGACCGTCGCCACGTACGGCACGTACCTCCAGGCGCAGAAGGCCGTCGAGCTCCTCGCGGAGAAGCAGTTCCCCGTGCGCGCGGTCACGATCGTCGGGACGGACCTGCGCATGGTCGAGCGCGTCATCCGTCGGCTGTCCTACCCGAGCGCCGCGCTGGGAGGGTTCCTGTCCGGCGCGTGGTTCGGGCTCTTCGTGGGCCTCCTCCTCACGCTCTTCTCTCCGGGGGGCAGCGCCGGCGTGATGCTGCCCGCCATCCTGTTCGGCGGCGCGTTCGGTCTGCTGTTCTCGGTGATCGGGTACTCGTTCACCCGGGGGCGGCGCGACTTCGCGTCCTCGAGCCAGATCGTCGCGACGTCGTACGCCGTGCTGTGCCAGGCGGAGCACGCGCACAAGGCGCGCAACCTGCTCGCCGACACCGGTGGCGTGGTGTCCGGCTGGCCGCAGCCCGTCAGCCCGCCGGCGCCGCCCGTCGGGGCGCCGCCGTCCGACCCGACCGTGGGCTACCCGCCGCCGACGGGGACGGGCTACCCGCCGCCCGCCGGCACGCCGCAGCCCCCGCCGGGACCGCCCGGGCCGCCGAGCGCGTAG
- a CDS encoding magnesium transporter MgtE N-terminal domain-containing protein, whose product MSSVGTRVFVARLAGTSVFDPIGDEVGKVRDVVVLVRLKGAPRAVGLVVEVPGRRRVFLPLTRVTSIDAGQVISTGLVNMRRFEQRMSETVVVGELLDRTVELADGSGSARVEDVAIELQRNGDWLATKVFVRRTDQRGGLLRRRGETLLVAVEDVVGLGRPSAAQGARLLLAQYEDLKPADLADVLHDMGVTRRLEVASALDDERLADVLEELPEDDQVAILGALGRARAADVLEAMQPDDAADLLAELPHDQVTELLALMEPDEAKDVRRLLAYADNTAGGLMTTEPVILGPETSIAAALAHVRRQDLNPALASLVFVARPPLETPTGRYIGVVHLQRMLREPPHEAIGQIVDTDLEPVAVDAPLLTVTRQLATYNLLALPVVDEQRRLLGAVSVDDVLDHLLPDDWRETDDVHAGPPTRPTPTVRAPGQGAGRG is encoded by the coding sequence GTGAGCAGCGTCGGGACCCGGGTGTTCGTCGCGCGCCTCGCCGGCACCTCCGTCTTCGACCCGATCGGCGACGAGGTCGGCAAGGTGCGCGACGTCGTCGTCCTCGTCCGCCTCAAGGGCGCGCCGCGCGCCGTGGGCCTGGTCGTCGAGGTGCCGGGGCGGCGGCGCGTGTTCCTGCCGCTGACCCGGGTGACGTCGATCGACGCCGGTCAGGTGATCTCGACCGGCCTGGTCAACATGCGCCGCTTCGAGCAGCGGATGTCCGAGACGGTCGTCGTCGGCGAGCTGCTGGACCGCACCGTGGAGCTGGCGGACGGCTCGGGCAGCGCACGCGTCGAGGACGTCGCGATCGAGCTGCAGCGCAACGGCGACTGGTTGGCCACCAAGGTGTTCGTGCGCCGCACCGACCAGCGCGGAGGGCTCCTGCGCCGCCGCGGCGAGACGCTGCTGGTGGCGGTGGAGGACGTCGTCGGGCTGGGGCGGCCCTCGGCGGCGCAGGGCGCCCGGCTGCTGCTGGCGCAGTACGAGGACCTGAAGCCGGCCGACCTCGCGGACGTGCTGCACGACATGGGCGTCACCCGACGCCTCGAGGTCGCGTCCGCCCTCGATGACGAGCGCCTGGCCGACGTGCTCGAGGAGCTCCCGGAGGACGACCAGGTCGCGATCCTCGGCGCCCTCGGGCGAGCCCGCGCGGCCGACGTGCTCGAGGCGATGCAGCCCGACGACGCCGCCGACCTGCTGGCCGAGCTCCCCCACGACCAGGTGACCGAGCTGCTCGCGCTCATGGAGCCCGACGAGGCGAAGGACGTGCGCCGGCTCCTGGCCTACGCGGACAACACCGCCGGAGGGCTCATGACGACGGAGCCGGTGATCCTGGGGCCCGAGACGTCGATCGCCGCGGCGCTCGCGCACGTGCGCCGGCAGGACCTCAACCCGGCGCTGGCGTCGCTGGTGTTCGTCGCCCGGCCGCCGCTGGAGACCCCGACGGGCCGGTACATCGGCGTCGTGCACCTGCAGCGCATGCTGCGCGAGCCCCCGCACGAGGCCATCGGGCAGATCGTCGACACGGACCTCGAGCCCGTCGCCGTCGACGCGCCGCTCCTGACGGTGACGCGCCAGCTCGCGACGTACAACCTGCTGGCGCTGCCGGTGGTCGACGAGCAGCGCCGCCTGCTCGGCGCCGTCTCGGTCGACGACGTGCTCGACCACCTGCTGCCGGACGACTGGCGCGAGACCGACGACGTGCACGCCGGCCCGCCGACGCGCCCCACCCCCACGGTCCGGGCGCCCGGTCAGGGGGCCGGCCGTGGCTGA
- a CDS encoding DUF1003 domain-containing protein, which yields MADRLDQPRVRGRSLLPRVQFEADASGRLSESIARFLGTPRFIFWLTAFCVVWLVWNTWGPADLRFDRADVGFTALTLMLSLQASYAAPLILLAQNRQADRDRVSAEQDRQRAERNLADTEFLAREMASLRIAMSEVATRDFVRSELRNLLEELQTGSDDEEDGERVRRGADRQP from the coding sequence GTGGCTGACCGCCTCGACCAGCCGCGTGTGCGCGGCCGCTCCCTGCTGCCCCGCGTGCAGTTCGAGGCCGACGCCTCGGGCCGCCTCTCGGAGTCGATCGCCCGGTTCCTCGGCACGCCCCGGTTCATCTTCTGGCTCACGGCGTTCTGCGTCGTGTGGCTCGTGTGGAACACGTGGGGGCCGGCCGACCTGCGGTTCGACCGCGCCGACGTGGGGTTCACGGCCCTGACGCTCATGCTGTCGCTGCAGGCGTCGTACGCGGCACCGCTGATCCTGCTGGCGCAGAACCGGCAGGCGGACCGCGACCGCGTCTCGGCCGAGCAGGACCGGCAGCGCGCCGAGCGGAACCTCGCCGACACCGAGTTCCTCGCCCGGGAGATGGCGTCCCTGCGCATCGCCATGTCCGAGGTCGCGACCCGCGACTTCGTCCGGTCCGAGCTGCGCAACCTCCTCGAGGAGCTCCAGACGGGGTCGGACGACGAGGAGGACGGCGAGCGGGTCCGCCGCGGCGCCGACCGCCAGCCGTAG
- a CDS encoding Mrp/NBP35 family ATP-binding protein, with amino-acid sequence MPPLDASTPADPLIEAVRAALSGVQDPEIRRPVTELGMIRSVDVEPRDGGAFVVVGLDLTTPGCPLKETLTRDVTAAVAPLDGVVGVRVDLGVMSAEQRAGLRTLLRGTDAEPQIPFAQPGSLTKVIAVASGKGGVGKSSVTANLAVAMAADGLRVGVVDADIYGFSIPRMLGVDRPPTKVDDMLLPPVAHDVKVVSIGMFVPAGQPVVWRGPMLHRALQQFLADVFWGDLDVLLLDLPPGTGDIAISVAQLLPGSEIVVVTTPQVAAAEVAERAGAVAVQTRQRVVGVVENMAWLVQPDGSRLELFGAGGGRRVADNLSRLTGAEVPLLGQVPLDVELREAGDGGTPVVLSAPGSPGAVALRAVARSLAARPRNLAGRPLDLSPVTR; translated from the coding sequence GTGCCACCACTCGACGCCTCCACGCCCGCCGACCCGCTGATCGAGGCCGTCCGCGCGGCACTGTCCGGCGTGCAGGACCCCGAGATCCGCCGCCCGGTCACGGAGCTCGGGATGATCCGCTCGGTCGACGTCGAGCCGCGCGACGGTGGTGCGTTCGTCGTCGTCGGGCTCGACCTGACGACGCCTGGCTGCCCGCTGAAGGAGACGCTGACGCGGGACGTGACGGCAGCGGTCGCACCGCTCGACGGCGTCGTGGGCGTGCGCGTGGACCTCGGGGTCATGTCGGCCGAGCAGCGCGCCGGCCTGCGCACGCTGCTGCGCGGCACGGACGCCGAGCCGCAGATCCCGTTCGCCCAGCCGGGCTCGCTGACCAAGGTGATCGCGGTCGCGTCCGGGAAGGGCGGTGTCGGCAAGTCGTCCGTGACCGCGAACCTCGCGGTGGCCATGGCGGCCGACGGGCTGCGCGTGGGCGTCGTCGACGCCGACATCTACGGCTTCTCGATCCCCCGCATGCTCGGTGTGGACCGGCCGCCGACCAAGGTCGACGACATGCTGCTGCCGCCCGTCGCGCACGACGTGAAGGTCGTGTCGATCGGCATGTTCGTGCCCGCCGGGCAGCCCGTCGTGTGGCGGGGGCCGATGCTGCACCGCGCGCTCCAGCAGTTCCTGGCCGACGTGTTCTGGGGCGACCTGGACGTGCTGCTGCTCGACCTGCCGCCGGGCACGGGCGACATCGCCATCTCGGTGGCGCAGCTGCTCCCGGGCTCGGAGATCGTCGTGGTCACGACGCCGCAGGTGGCGGCGGCGGAGGTCGCGGAGCGTGCGGGAGCCGTGGCGGTGCAGACGCGCCAGCGCGTGGTCGGCGTCGTCGAGAACATGGCGTGGCTGGTGCAGCCGGACGGCTCGCGCCTCGAGCTGTTCGGGGCGGGCGGCGGCCGTCGCGTGGCGGACAACCTCTCGCGCCTGACCGGCGCCGAGGTCCCCCTGCTGGGCCAGGTGCCCCTCGACGTGGAGCTGCGCGAGGCGGGCGACGGCGGCACCCCGGTGGTGCTGTCCGCACCCGGGTCGCCGGGCGCGGTCGCGCTGCGGGCGGTGGCACGCTCCCTCGCCGCGCGCCCGCGCAACCTGGCCGGGCGCCCGCTCGACCTCTCGCCGGTCACCCGCTGA
- a CDS encoding endo-1,4-beta-xylanase, with amino-acid sequence MTITRHRRARVGAVGAVAVAALAVALAVPAAAAGSTLQAAAAESGRYFGTAIAASRLNDGTYTNIANREFNMITAENEMKMDAMQPNRGQFNWSSGDRIVNWARQNGKQVRGHALSWHSQQPEWMRTMEGSALRTAMLDHVTQVASYYRGKIYAWDVVNEAFADGNSGGRRDSNLQRTGSDWIEAAFRAARAADPAAKLCYNDYNTDNWSHAKTQGVYNMVKDFKARGVPIDCVGFQAHFNSGNPVPSNYDVTLRNFAALGVDVQITELDIEGSGSSQAQQYQGVVQACLSVARCTGITVWGVRDSDSWRASGTPLLFDGSGNKKAAYTSTLNALNAGGTPVPSTSPTPGPSTSPTPGPSTSPTPTPTTTPPPTGSGSCTATYSEGQKWNDRFNGTVTIRANGNISSWTSTVTVRSPQRIVATWSGSPTWDSSGNVMTMRPSGSGALANGQTASFGFTVQHGGNWTWPAVSCSAS; translated from the coding sequence ATGACGATCACACGTCACCGGCGCGCACGCGTCGGCGCGGTCGGCGCCGTCGCCGTGGCCGCACTGGCCGTCGCACTGGCCGTTCCGGCCGCGGCAGCAGGCAGCACGCTCCAGGCGGCCGCGGCCGAGTCGGGCCGCTACTTCGGCACCGCGATCGCGGCCAGCCGGCTGAACGACGGGACCTACACGAACATCGCGAACCGTGAGTTCAACATGATCACGGCCGAGAACGAGATGAAGATGGACGCGATGCAGCCCAACCGCGGCCAGTTCAACTGGTCCTCGGGCGACCGCATCGTCAACTGGGCCCGCCAGAACGGCAAGCAGGTCCGTGGCCACGCGCTGTCCTGGCACTCGCAGCAGCCGGAGTGGATGCGGACGATGGAGGGCTCCGCACTCCGCACCGCCATGCTCGACCACGTCACGCAGGTCGCGTCGTACTACCGCGGCAAGATCTACGCCTGGGACGTCGTCAACGAGGCGTTCGCCGACGGGAACTCCGGCGGCCGCCGCGACTCGAACCTGCAGCGCACCGGCAGCGACTGGATCGAGGCGGCCTTCCGCGCCGCCCGCGCCGCGGACCCCGCCGCCAAGCTCTGCTACAACGACTACAACACCGACAACTGGTCCCACGCCAAGACGCAGGGCGTCTACAACATGGTCAAGGACTTCAAGGCGCGCGGCGTGCCGATCGACTGCGTCGGCTTCCAGGCGCACTTCAACTCGGGCAACCCGGTGCCGTCGAACTACGACGTGACGCTGCGGAACTTCGCCGCGCTCGGCGTGGACGTGCAGATCACCGAGCTCGACATCGAGGGCTCCGGCTCCTCGCAGGCGCAGCAGTACCAGGGCGTCGTCCAGGCCTGCCTCTCCGTGGCCCGCTGCACCGGCATCACGGTGTGGGGCGTGCGTGACAGCGACTCGTGGCGCGCCTCGGGCACCCCGCTGCTGTTCGACGGCTCGGGCAACAAGAAGGCGGCCTACACGAGCACGCTCAACGCGCTCAACGCCGGCGGCACGCCGGTCCCGAGCACGAGCCCGACACCCGGCCCCTCGACGAGCCCGACGCCCGGCCCCAGCACCAGCCCGACGCCGACCCCGACGACGACGCCGCCGCCCACCGGCAGCGGCAGCTGCACGGCGACGTACTCCGAGGGCCAGAAGTGGAACGACCGGTTCAACGGCACGGTGACGATCCGCGCCAACGGCAACATCAGCAGCTGGACCTCGACCGTCACGGTCCGTTCCCCGCAGCGCATCGTCGCGACCTGGAGCGGCTCGCCCACCTGGGACAGCAGCGGCAACGTCATGACGATGCGTCCCAGCGGCAGCGGTGCCCTGGCGAACGGCCAGACGGCGTCGTTCGGCTTCACGGTCCAGCACGGCGGCAACTGGACGTGGCCGGCGGTCAGCTGCTCCGCCTCCTGA